The Drosophila innubila isolate TH190305 chromosome 2R unlocalized genomic scaffold, UK_Dinn_1.0 1_C_2R, whole genome shotgun sequence DNA window CCAAGTGATACACAActagaatatatattaactgCTAATGTCACTTTGAAAGCTACATTAATCACTGCAATTGGTTGGcatacattatttaatttctaatttaattcaatttaatttgtataatcttACAAGAACTCTTTCATAAATTGCTGCACTGGtcataatgaataaatataatttatatcgattcttatgaaaaatatttatctattgttcaattgttaaatattcatttatggattaaatcgattataatttttaaatttttattttataccatacaaagaattttatattaatattattcatttttgttatttttaaatttattatttaaaattttttattttattttgaattttattttatgtatccagaaataattttagtttgttctttaattttgcTGCGCTACTTGAGAAAGCTGTTGGtttccatattttatttattgcttgcAACACGTCGTCAGCTGTGGTCAATGCAAAGGCCAAGCTTACAAATCACAAAGAACACAGTTCACTCAACAACACACTACTTGAATTTTAACTCAAATTTCCGTTAAACTTTTTTACTCTTACttaattttgtctattttttttgtcggtTTGCACGGTGCGCGCTTTACTTGACGACTGCGGCATATTCAGCATTTTGTAGGtgtttttatctaatttctaGCACACGCACACCAATGTCTGGCTtgtctctgtatgtgtgtgtttgtgtgtataattgttgttgtaatccTTTTGGTATTGAATATATTGGTAATGGATGTTAGTGTTTGCATGCAAACGCCaaaaatggaaacaaaatTGATGAGCAGACTAGTGTCGGGTGGCAAGaggggtgtatgtgtgtgtaggcgTACAAGTGAgttctctatgtgtgtgtgtgtgtgggggagCCCTCTCAGAAGGCAATGCGTGCATAGTTTTGTGCGCTCAGTGCAGTTAAATTGTAGACAGCCTGAAAGTAGGGAAcagaaaattgaattgttgtAACCATTTAAAGAAGTTATCAAATCAGAGCAACTCTTCAATTTGGTGTGGCATACTTTCAGGCGGCATGATATAAATCAAGTTAGTGccgtataaaatatttaaaagacaGTTAACTATAGATATAGCTCGCTGAAGGCCACATCTATATATAGAATCCACAATTAGAAGCAATCAACAAATAACAGAcagcctgaaagtatgcaatttataatttatcagactaaatttgataaattttcgaaatcaAAGCGAGTCTTCAATTTAGTGTAACATACATGGAACATAACATTGTTTTATAGCATAAGCAGTAAGTAATTAACACACAGCCTGGGAGTATGCAATCGAAATTTGAAGATCTATTCTGCTGACACAAATTCATATTAGAacgacaatttaatttattgtagcatactttcaggcCGACTGTTATATATCAAATAAGTGctttataaactatttaaatgaaagttaAGCTTTATTATGCATACTTAACCACTTATGTGGTTGTGCAGTTGTTTTGCAGCTATTTTCAgtcacattcacacacatttatttCGGCTAATAATTGTACAATTTCCATTTTAGAGCTTAACAACTAGACTTAGAATACTTGAGCAGAAAGGCAGCCATATAagagatatataaatatatatcatgtAAAAGAAGTAAATACTAAATTAGCAATTGTCAGTTGTTGCTCAGTTCATCCGTGGATACGTGAATAGGATTGGATAATTCGATGTGATCAGCGGCAAAGTCTGCAAAAGAAAGTGCTATAAATGAGTTCACAGCAGAGTCCATGGTAATAAGTATACTTACCCAAATGTTGCCGTTCAAAATCAATAATGCTGCTGacaattttgttaagaaaatCCCGTGTGATTGTTTCCGTTATATTAACCGGATCATAATAGAGATAACTGCGTTTCTGACGCTGCACATCTCGTTTGCTTCTAAGCAGAGCCAGACTGATGTGGGACTGTTGTCTCAGTATATTATCCGCACCAAATTCTAGACACTTGCCATACAGACAATAGCGTCTGTCCACCTGAGAGCAGCGTGTGCCAATGGGAAAATGTCCATTTCTTCCATTTACCAAATAATAACGATACTTGATAAACTCATCCTGACAGCCAACGCGACAACTTCGATCCGGCTCCTCGACGCTGGCCGAGATCTGTGATCCTCGACCGGATAAACCACGCACCTTTTGCTTATATCTGGCACACGTTTGCTCCGCATATTCCGCTGCAGTTTGCAAACTCTCGCAGGGCTTCACTTTGTGGGTGCACAACTGGACATTGCGTTCCTGAGTGCGACGTGAACTGATCACCTGGACACCCATTGATTCGGTCATGCAATTGGAGTGACAACCGGATATTATCTGCCATTCCGGCTCGACATCCGACTTGACGACCAACGAGGCGGATGGAGGGGGAGATGGTGACTTGTCATATGAATCCTgatagttgtagttgtatttaTACTCGTTGGAGGAAATTACTTTTCGCTTATACGGTTGCTGTGGACTTATATGATTGTCCTGGCCATGAAAACTGCGCACAGCCACCTCTGAAAAAGGAAATGTTTGAagaaacattaataaaaatagtaaaaaaaattattagcccaactaaaagcaaacaaaacgtagcaattacaaaaacaaaaatagctaatgttgttattaaaaaGATTACAGTTTACTCGGCCTTACCATTCTGCAATCGATCTGCATAGCGCTTGTAGCTGACATTATTGTGATAGCTGGCATGTTGTTTGCTCTCCAGCTCGTTGGAATCGCGCTGAGGACGTGGCTGAACCCGATGTGCACAGAAGGTATTgtccattttaaaaaaattactggTGGCATTGTCGCAGGAAAAGGGCTCACAACGTCCCGCAATGCAGTAGGCAATGTCATCCTGGCCGTGATGCTTGGCCCGACAAACGGTGCCGTCCGGAAAAGTCCAGCGACGAGATTTGGTGCCATTGTTTCTTGTGCGGCAGAAAACCTTGCAGGAATCCTCTAtgaaatatcaatatatattattttacattaaattttaaaatgtgtaaagaACAGGAACTAAAACCTTGCAAGAATCCTCTACGAAATATCAGAAAATACTATTTTTCattagattttaaaatgtgtaaagaACAGGAATTAAAACCGTATTCGAAAATTAGTTTCTTAATTAATAGAAGGATATTTGGACTTGTGCGATATTTTGTAAAggctttctttaaaaatttggcTCTTCAAAAAATGGCTCTTTTAGGAGCTATTTTCTAAATCGATATTCCATTCCTTTTCACAGATTTGTTGGTCATATCCACTCACCAATGGATCCACTTAGTTGCTGACCCTCGCCGGTCAATTCGTTGTCGGACTTCCTTGCCTGCTTGCACACTTGAGTGGCAAATTCTCCGATTGTCTGGACAGGCACACTGTAGCATTGTTTGGCAATGCAGGTTTCAAACTTGCGATCTCTTCCCATGCATCTCGGACGATAATTGAGGCAACTTCGGCTGTAGGTGCGAAGTCCGGTGCTGCCTTCCCTCAAGCGATGCGAGGGGCCGTACAAACAGCCGGAATCACATTCACTGGCCTCACCCCAATCGCTCCAAGTGCTGCTCTTATATTCATGCAGGAATTGACCCATTTTACTGGACTCGGCAAAGCTGGCGCTGTTCTTCTCATAACTCGGCTTGACAATGCCACTTAGCTGCTTCAGCGAACTCAGCGCCGTCTCCTGAGTGGGTCGTATGACGCAGTAACCACCACGACACCACTGTGaaagaatcaaaaataacaaaaatttgattaattcagCGAAAATCATTAAGAttgtaattttacaaaaataaatatagtaaaataaaaaaagggaaatTATCAAAGTGAGAAATGTTAATAatcaatttacatttaatatattatttttatagcaagatcaaaaattaagaaataataatttaatataattatacatataattataattatacatgtttaagaataattctcatttttcagtttttactATAAcgaatgaaaatattatttagaaactagttatcaatttttaaatgcgcataacaataaatttatcttaagttttgttatattattttcaaatttgtcattttttaataaaatatttttcataaatgcccttaaataaattttttttaaatatttatgtatttttaaataaaaattaaatgaaatgataattttataattttttataagctcaaaaataaaagtataaatttattgttgataATAACCTTAGTAAATTCTGTTTTCAGAATGCCCtatccaaaaatataaatcatttcattcagataagatattttaaaactcattaCTCCTATTTGTGATTCTTTGGACAAAGGCTAAGAGAGAAGGGAAATTGATTTACCATGCTGTCGCCACATTCAGTGCCCTCCAGTGCTGGATGCGATGTCCAAGTGTATCTCTCCCGCTGACAGTGCAAATCGTGACAAATCTCCAACTTGGTTTGACTATTTGCACGCACCGAACTCTGTCCATATTTCAGCATACACTGCTGATTGGCATCGAAGCGTTCTCCAGGTAACAATCCCTCCGCCGAGTGATCCAAATGCGCCTTGAACTGTCCACGATCAAAGAGACAATCCGCCTGACCCAAACTGCAGcagagaatttaaataaatttaattttttttatgttattgaGTTTACTTACGACAGAAACTCCTCCAAGTAGGTTCGGGAGCATTTCGACCACGTGATTTTTCCACTTCCCAAAGTTGGGGACATTATGTGCAAACTGGGATCGCAACTGTTGTCATTCGTATCATGTCGCATGCCCAAACTACAAAGGGAAAAATTGAGAATGGATTATGCAACATAGAACTTGAAAAAATAGGTGATGATAACATATagtggaaaatttgatatggTACAAATAGCCTAATatagtatacaaaaaaatctaaaaaaaaaattaataaaattttcaaatataattatcatACAAAGaatcacattaaaaaataaatgtgtttgAGTCAAACAGTTAAAGTGATTAACCGAAAAATCTTGTGGAAATGGAAAAGTCGTTTAATAAGCAGGGTATTATGGAAATGgattattgtaaattaaaatgtgattcaaagtatttttaatgaagaacTTTAATACagaacttcaacttcaaaattttataactttgtcaaagctgaaccgattttcaaacgttGCTATATACAAagtcggaccaacttcaaacattcataactttgtcaaaactgaaccgattttcaaacggaatgaaTCTGAGTTtaatctgcattaaaattttgttaattttaaaaattttccttTCTTCTACCgtcattttgacattttttcaaaatctttaaaCTTTATGGGGAATGTCATTAtggggaatgtcattttgaatatGATTTGTcctcttaattaaaatttgaatgcagattttattcaattcgttcgaaattatattttttcctctagatctagacattgattttaatgggacttaaaataattgattacTCACTTGTGTCCAATCTCATGTGCGACCACAAAGACGCTCTCGAAGTGTTTGCCCTCGTTAATGGTGCAGGAGGAGGTCTGCGTGCACATGCCCGCAACTGGCGCCAGACCGACAACCTGGCTAATAACCTTGCCATTCTTGCCAATCACATAGAGATCCAATCCTGTGAGGATGACAGCATGATCATAGTGCAGTGTATCCGCATCCGATGGTGGATTCAAACTCTTTTGCCACAAGCAAAAGTTACTTAAATAGGTATCAATGTCACTGGAGCGACGCAGCTCTGGCGGATCCTTGTGAAAGATTTCCAAACGTTTGAGCACAAAATTGATGCGTCTGCCCAGTGTGGGATGATGATAGAGCAATTGGACGCCATTGAACATGGCCAGAACGAAACGTGTAAGATGACTTTCCGTATCCTTGGGAAAATTCTTTTCCATATGACGATACAGATCGCTGTCCACAAAGATGGCCGTTTCAATGTGCAGCTCATGTGGCACGGAGTGCGACTGACGATGTGGCATGccaccagcagcaccaccattAATATGACGACGCCTACGTTGTCCGCTGGGAATGCCATTGccatgatgatgttgttgatgattaacatgatgatgttgttgatgatgatgatgatgacgcgGATGATAGCGTAGTCGCAGCTGTGATTGCAATTTTCGATGCAGATGTTGGCGTTGATGAGACTCTTGACGActttcatgttgttgctgttgttgtggatgcTTCGGTTCGTTGAATTCCGCCGCATCGGGCTCAAACTGCAGCTGACTGTCTAACGGTGTcgtttcgttgttgttgcttgtgttgtTATCGTTATCTAAACGCGCCTGATAGAGCACATGAGTTGCTGGGCCAAAACGCGCTGGCAACGGCTGAATTACAAAGTTACTCGCATTCTGTTGGAACACACCTCGCTGCAAAAGTGTTgacaagttttaaaattgcagTGCCTCGTTTTTGTAGTTGGAAACTtgattgcatacttttaattgatttatttatttcattttattttcttcatgATTCAACCcgcaatatttatatttattttttttttaattaagtcacaattgaatattttataatttgttgaaagttttttataaacatgaaattctcatattttattaaaatttctttcatttactaatttttttatattaaacacCCATATGTATACAATTGTTACTAAACAACGCTTACATTTTTTGGTCTTTCTAAtctaaataaatctaaataaaaatcaacatcgATAGTTTTGCAGCACTTCTTTATGAAATGTAGATCaaactactttttttttttttttttctgattaaaaaatctataagttttttattgaGCACCcttttaatgttttgtttaCCCCTAagactattaaatattttcgataAATCGCTTGAAtcgaaatgaatttttatagatttgcATGACTAATTTGTACTTACCACACTGTGCTCATCGCACAAATCGAGGGCCGCTAATGGACTTCGGTAGAAGCAGCGCTCGAGGCGTTGCAACAACTGCGGTGAATGCTCCACAAATTGCGTGTTATTTGCAGTGCGTCGAATGAAGATGAAGGCATCGTCGATTagctgctgcggctgttgcagttgcaattgcaactctGCCTCCACAGTGCCTGCcaaatgcatttgaattggaattgaaatgggaattgaaattggaattaattaaacaattcgcatctcataatgatgatgtccgactgtggcagcaactggaGCAGCACGAGCCGGCAAGTGGCATGTGTGGCATGTgcattgaacaaaaaaaaactacttacCTTGCTCCGCACTGCGACGATCCCTCTTCctctcctgctcctgctgtgCGCTGCTTCGCGCCAAATGAACCAATTTGAATTCGGGCACTGCAGAACAGGTAAACAACACATTAGACCAATAACAATGCCGAAATGCGCATTCCTCGAACCAATAATTGCGCACATTAAAATGCCCCATGGCCCCCACGTGCCATCCCCCCTTTTCGCCCCTTTGCACTTCTCAACTGTGTAAACGTCAGCGCAGATTCTGCTCCTTCTCTCGATCATTTCTCATTCTGTTATTAACATGTTGCAGTTGCCTAAAAGCTATTAGCAttgccccaaaaaaaaaaagactttttACAGTCATCACAACCATTACCTACTAATGCAATATAGTAGTAGAAATAGTAGTAAAATTACcaatacaaaaatagcaaTACCAATAGGAGTTGTTTCAGAGgtcaaaagctttaaataGTGAAATTAGTAGAAGTAGTTTTAAcgaaaaagtttaaataaaaaaaatcaaagtattaCTAACGGTGGTAAAAGTAGTAGCAGAGATATTAGTAGTAGCAGTTAGAGGTAGAGTGTCGAAAAtgtcgaaaaaaaatacactttctaaaaataaaataaaatgtaaattttagaatcaatttggcggtcaaattatgatcaaaatgatatttcgcatgaaaattgtctaatttttaaagaagttATGGgagttcataaatttaaaaaaaatgtcaaggaaatgaaaaaataGTTGTAGTAGTAGCATAAGTATTAGTAGGTGCATTATATAAGTAGTAATAGTACCATCAGAAGTCGAGCTAGAAGTTATAAAATAGCAACTAATAATAGCATTTATAGTAGTCACAGTAAAAGTAGCAATATTAGTGGGCGTCATTAGCTAATCTTTCCAATCGGCTGACTTCCAGATTCTTACCTTTCGCTGTGCCAAAGAT harbors:
- the LOC117783760 gene encoding A disintegrin and metalloproteinase with thrombospondin motifs 16: MSASTSESAANQRQLQSQWASPSQRYLHQQRQRLCLIVLAALILDATVAAALIVDGDGDASVNVNANAVHIELRRRRSVNWNGIELDENALLEHLASHERALIFGTAKVPEFKLVHLARSSAQQEQERKRDRRSAEQGTVEAELQLQLQQPQQLIDDAFIFIRRTANNTQFVEHSPQLLQRLERCFYRSPLAALDLCDEHSVRGVFQQNASNFVIQPLPARFGPATHVLYQARLDNDNNTSNNNETTPLDSQLQFEPDAAEFNEPKHPQQQQQHESRQESHQRQHLHRKLQSQLRLRYHPRHHHHHQQHHHVNHQQHHHGNGIPSGQRRRRHINGGAAGGMPHRQSHSVPHELHIETAIFVDSDLYRHMEKNFPKDTESHLTRFVLAMFNGVQLLYHHPTLGRRINFVLKRLEIFHKDPPELRRSSDIDTYLSNFCLWQKSLNPPSDADTLHYDHAVILTGLDLYVIGKNGKVISQVVGLAPVAGMCTQTSSCTINEGKHFESVFVVAHEIGHNLGMRHDTNDNSCDPSLHIMSPTLGSGKITWSKCSRTYLEEFLSLGQADCLFDRGQFKAHLDHSAEGLLPGERFDANQQCMLKYGQSSVRANSQTKLEICHDLHCQRERYTWTSHPALEGTECGDSMWCRGGYCVIRPTQETALSSLKQLSGIVKPSYEKNSASFAESSKMGQFLHEYKSSTWSDWGEASECDSGCLYGPSHRLREGSTGLRTYSRSCLNYRPRCMGRDRKFETCIAKQCYSVPVQTIGEFATQVCKQARKSDNELTGEGQQLSGSIEDSCKVFCRTRNNGTKSRRWTFPDGTVCRAKHHGQDDIAYCIAGRCEPFSCDNATSNFFKMDNTFCAHRVQPRPQRDSNELESKQHASYHNNVSYKRYADRLQNEVAVRSFHGQDNHISPQQPYKRKVISSNEYKYNYNYQDSYDKSPSPPPSASLVVKSDVEPEWQIISGCHSNCMTESMGVQVISSRRTQERNVQLCTHKVKPCESLQTAAEYAEQTCARYKQKVRGLSGRGSQISASVEEPDRSCRVGCQDEFIKYRYYLVNGRNGHFPIGTRCSQVDRRYCLYGKCLEFGADNILRQQSHISLALLRSKRDVQRQKRSYLYYDPVNITETITRDFLNKIVSSIIDFERQHLDFAADHIELSNPIHVSTDELSNN